The genome window TTATCTGTTTCATTGAACATTGGTACATCTGTTATTTCTAAAATCTCAATATCCGCTTTCTGAGCAAAATGTCTTCTCATAAATTGCAACAGGTTGCGATTATAGGATTTTTTTGCATTAGTCCCAACAATAGCTACTAATTTCATGGATTGTTCTCCTTTCTTGAAATACCTATGCTTTCAACCATTCTTCCCAGATGAATGATTTTTTTCGATTTGTATCTTCAGGTTTTACTAAAGCTTTTGTTAGTTCAACAAAATTTTGAAATTCTGAAAAATGTTCTTCCAGTTCTGCAACCTTTTCTGGATTGTTCAAATGACACTCATCATCTAGGACTTGCTCAGAATGACCTAGAAAGAACTCTGTACCAGGCATAACTCTCGCTTTAAGCTCCGGCGCATCTAAAATCTGACGTAAATGTGCCTGCGCTCTAGATGTTCCTAGCAAACCGAGAGAAGCACCTACAATCATCGTTGGTTTATTGATTAAGGCACGACTGGTATAAGCAATCCACTCTAAAGCAGAGGCCAAAGGTGCTGGTATCGTGTGGTCGTACTCAGGTGTTGAAATAATCACACCATCTGCGGCAAGAACTTTTTCTGAAAAAGCTTGAACTTCAGCTGGCGCTTGCTTGTCCTCAGGTTCGTTAAATGCTGGCAATTGTTTGATTTCCAATACCTCAATGTCGGCTTTATCCGAAAAGTGCTTTTGCATAAATTTCAAGAGTTTCCGATTGGTTGAGCGATCCGAATTGGTTCCAACGATAGCAACTAGTTTCATCTTGGTACCCCTTTCATTTATTTAATCTACTTTCATTATACTACTTTAGAAAATCTTGTAAATCCTTGATAATAAAGACCGTGTTATTCTATCAGATTATCGTACTTTAGTACAAGTTCGTGAAAAAATTAACAAAATATCTTCATAAACTATTGACCGGCTTCCTTAACTATGATATAGTCTTGGTGAAAAAATATACATTTAAGGAGGATGTTTTTATGAAAGAGACATTCAATCGTTGGAGGATTTTAGTCGCGTCTACAGCCATTCTTCTTTGCACAGGTGCCGTCTATTCCTTTTCTGTTTTTGCCGGACCACTTAGCAGTTCAACAGGCTGGTCCATGTCTGATATTATGTTAGCATTTGCTATCAACTCTGCAATCGGCCCTATCCCCATGATTCTAGGAGGTTATTTAGTTGACAAAGGTTATGTAAAATGGACCATCGCCCTCGGCGCTCTCCTATTTGCTAGCGGATTTTACTTAACCGGCTATGCCAATTCACCAGCCATGCTTTATTTGACCTATGGATTAATGGCCGGGCTTGGTCAAGGTTTTGCCTATTCAGGTGCCCTCTCCAATTCACTTCGCCTCTTCCCTGATAAACGTGGCTTAGCCTCTGGAATTCTGACAGGTGGCATGGGATTTGCTGCAGTCATCGCTTCTCCAGTCGCGAGCAATCTCATTCAACAACAAGATGCCTTCTTTGCTTTTCGTACCATTGGGCTAGTCTATATTGTTGTTATCATCTGTGCAATTTTCTTTATCAAGGCGGCTCCAAGCGGCTACCAACCAGCAGGCTGGAAAGCTCCTATCCCAACCAAGCAAGGAGCTACTAATAAAAACTGGAAACAAATGCTACAAAGTCCTCTGTTTTACATTATCATTAGCATGTTCTTTGTCGGCGCCTTTTCTGGTTTGATGATTGCCTCTCAAGCATCACCAATCGGTCAATCAATGTTTGGACTCTCTGCAGGCACTGCAGCTCTCTATGTCTCTCTTTATTCAATCGCAAACTCTAGTGGTCGTTTTATCTGGGGATCACTTTCTGATAAAATTGGCCGTTCAAAGACCTTATTAATTATCTACTCTGTCATTGTCCTAGCTTTATTTTCCCTAACTATCGTCCCTGGTCAATTCGGGTTTACCTTAGGAATTATAGGACTTGGTATCTGCTTTGGTGGTGTTATGGGGGTCTTCCCATCTATCGTCATGGAAAATTACGGTCCTGCAAATCAAGGGGGCAACTACGGTATCGTCTTCACTGGATATTCTTTAGCAGCATTTTTCGCTCCCAAAGTCGCTGTTCAAATAGCAATGGCTAATAATGGAAATTATAGTGTAGCTTTTTATGTTGCTATTGCTTTGGCCTTCATTGGACTTATGCTTACTATTTTTTATATGAAAAAGAAAGCTTAAAGCCCGAAAACTTCCTAGATAAGGAAGTTTTTTTGGTATAATAAACGTAGTAATAGTATATTGGGAGGATTTACCATGGCAGACCGTTCACGTTTCTTGCGAGATAACCCATCTGACTTCCCATATGATTTTGAAAGACAAATCCTATCCAAGCAATCTTCTAATACAATTTATCATTGGCATCCTGAATTCGAGATAATCTATGTCAAAAAAGGAACTGCTACCTTCTATATCAACTCTGAGCGCTTTGAAAGTCATGAAGGTGATATTTTCCTAATTCAGCCAACGTCTCCTCACGCTATCTACCCTATTGAAAATCAAGAACAAATTTCAACAGTTTTTCGTATCCATTTAGATTTCCTAGGTAGAAGTCAAATTGACAGTTTTAGCCAACGCTATATCCAACCCCTCCACTCTGGTCACTTTTGCCTTACTCCTCAAATATCACCAGGCGATAAGGCCTATGATCAAATTCAATCCTGCCTTCTTTCCCTCTTTTCTATCCTTGAAGAAAAAGGCATATACTACGATCTACTCATAAAATCTAAACTATACGAATTGCTTCATCTTCTCTTTAAGTATAGATACGTCAATCGACACTATACAGATGATACCTACCAAAAACTAAAAGAAGTGATTTGCTACCTTGAACAGCACTACTCCGAACCCATTCATATTGAGCAACTAGCTACAACATTTGGATATAGTAAAAATCACTTTATGAGTATTTTCAAGCAACATACTGGAGCCAGTTGTATGGACTACCTGCTCCAGTTACGTCTTGAAAAATCCTGTGAGAAACTCGTCCAAACCAACTTCAGTATTCAAGAAATTGCAAGCCAAGTCGGTTTCACCAACCTTTCAAACTTCAACCGTCAATTTAAGCAGCACTATCACTTAACACCTAGACAGTATCGAAATCAACAACTTAAAAAGAAAACATGATTCTTTCTCCTTAGTCTTTTCTAAGGAGTTTTTTCAAACAAAAAAGCCACCTGATTGGGTGGCCTGTTTAGGGAGATTATTATGAAAAAGAAAGGATTAGGATCTCATTAAATAAAGTTAGGAGGTCTTTATCTAATGACTATATGATACACGAGGAGACTTAAAATTACCTTAACTTTTTTCTGATTTATCATTTTTTTAGAAAAATTTTTTCCAAATGAAATTTCCTTTCTCAAGTCACAAAAAAGCCACCTGATTGGGTGACTTCTTTAGGAGATTATGATGAAAAAGAAAAGTTTGGGATTTCATTAAATAAAGGGTACTCAATGAAAATCGAAATCAGACTAGGCAGATAGACGCAAGCATAACTATAGTTAGCTAAGTCGACTCTAACGAAGGTTGATGAGATTTTCGAAGAGTATTAGGAGGTCTTTATTTAATAACTATATGATACAAGAGGAGACTTAAACTTTACTTAAGAAAAAATGATTTTTTTATCTTTTTCGATCCACCCAAATCATGCCTGTACAATCATAAGTAGATAAGGTTTCAAATCCCAGAGAACGATAGAATCCCAAGGTTTTTTCTGTCTGTTCGGTCACTAGTTGGACTTGATAGGCATCTTTGAAGTCACCTAAAGCCTCTTTCATCAAGTCGCTACCAAT of Streptococcus oralis contains these proteins:
- a CDS encoding AraC family transcriptional regulator, whose amino-acid sequence is MADRSRFLRDNPSDFPYDFERQILSKQSSNTIYHWHPEFEIIYVKKGTATFYINSERFESHEGDIFLIQPTSPHAIYPIENQEQISTVFRIHLDFLGRSQIDSFSQRYIQPLHSGHFCLTPQISPGDKAYDQIQSCLLSLFSILEEKGIYYDLLIKSKLYELLHLLFKYRYVNRHYTDDTYQKLKEVICYLEQHYSEPIHIEQLATTFGYSKNHFMSIFKQHTGASCMDYLLQLRLEKSCEKLVQTNFSIQEIASQVGFTNLSNFNRQFKQHYHLTPRQYRNQQLKKKT
- a CDS encoding NADPH-dependent FMN reductase, whose translation is MKLVAIVGTNSDRSTNRKLLKFMQKHFSDKADIEVLEIKQLPAFNEPEDKQAPAEVQAFSEKVLAADGVIISTPEYDHTIPAPLASALEWIAYTSRALINKPTMIVGASLGLLGTSRAQAHLRQILDAPELKARVMPGTEFFLGHSEQVLDDECHLNNPEKVAELEEHFSEFQNFVELTKALVKPEDTNRKKSFIWEEWLKA
- a CDS encoding OFA family MFS transporter, which encodes MKETFNRWRILVASTAILLCTGAVYSFSVFAGPLSSSTGWSMSDIMLAFAINSAIGPIPMILGGYLVDKGYVKWTIALGALLFASGFYLTGYANSPAMLYLTYGLMAGLGQGFAYSGALSNSLRLFPDKRGLASGILTGGMGFAAVIASPVASNLIQQQDAFFAFRTIGLVYIVVIICAIFFIKAAPSGYQPAGWKAPIPTKQGATNKNWKQMLQSPLFYIIISMFFVGAFSGLMIASQASPIGQSMFGLSAGTAALYVSLYSIANSSGRFIWGSLSDKIGRSKTLLIIYSVIVLALFSLTIVPGQFGFTLGIIGLGICFGGVMGVFPSIVMENYGPANQGGNYGIVFTGYSLAAFFAPKVAVQIAMANNGNYSVAFYVAIALAFIGLMLTIFYMKKKA